The nucleotide sequence CCTCTCGTACCTCGGGCTGGGGACGGAGCGGCTTGAAGCCGAAGTCCGTGCTCGTTTTGATCACTTTAAGTGCCTGCGAATGGATAGCGACACCATGCAGCAGCGTGGTGCGCACGACATTGCGCTGGAAAAGTTTCGACATGGCGAGGTGCAGATTCTGCTCGGGACGCAGATGATCGCCAAAGGCCTCGACTTTCCCAACGTGACGCTGGTCGGAGTCATCGATGCTGACACGCTGCTGCACCAACCTGACTTGCGCTCTGCAGAACGGACGTTCCAACTGATCTCACAAGTCGCTGGTCGTACGGGTCGAAGCAGTCGAGGTGGACGGGTGCTCGTTCAGACAGCCTCACCATCGCAGTATCCGATCCTTCGAGCGGCAGAACACAACTACGTCGGCTTCGCTCAGACGGAGCTCAGCCACCGGAAAGTGCTGAATGCGCCTCCCTACTCACACCAGGCGAGAATCATTCTGCGGGGACCGAACGAGGCCGAAGTGAAAGAGTACTCAACCAAAGTGGGAGAACTGATCCGTGCTGCGGCGAAAGAGACTCAGTCAAATGTCCGCGTGCTGGGTCCGGCACCTTGTCCCATCACCCGACTGAAAGCCAATTTTCGTTACCACCTGCAGCTTGCAGCACCCGACCTGCAGGCCCTATCCAAAATCTGGGAAGTTGCTGCGCCCGAATTTCCACCCCACCCGAATGTCGAATACCAGGTCGACGTCGAACCCCAGAACTTTCGGTGAGGATCGCCGAGGAGAATTGGGTCATTGTTGTCTGGTACTCAGCGAACATCGTCCGCGGCAAAAATTTCCGCTGTTCAGGAAAAGTTACGACGCGGAGGCCCCGGACGAGAGGACTTTTAACGTTTCTCTCAAGACAAGATCCGCCGCGGCCCATTGACGTTGTTCACGGAGAGTTGCACCCGGGAATTGCGTCATCGCGTCAATGTTCGTGAGGCGATGTTCGAAAATCTGTGCCGGCTTATTCCGGAAGCCGACCCCGATGTACACGAGCCCATCCTGGGCGCTTGGAGCGCCCGGTCCCAGATGCCCCGTAATCGAAGCGGCCATTGTTGCCTCGGGAGTTCGCGCGAGAACCCCTTCCACCATCAATCGTGCGACACATTCACTGACCGGACCGGGATCCACGAGGATGTCCGGTGGAACCCCCAGCCACTTTGTCTTCGTATCGAGACGATAGACAACAGCCGATCCACAATGAACACCGGACACACCCGGAACCCGTCCGAGGACTGCCGACACCAATCCCGCCGTACAGCTTTCCGCAAAGATGATCCGCTGCTGCTGGCTGATCAACAGCCTGGCAACATCATGAGCCTGCTGGTCAAGGGGTTGTTTCATGGGCTGTCCTCGTTTCAATCGTGTGCCGGAGCGTTAATCGTCGTTGAGAAATCGTACTGACTCGCAAAATCCCGGGTCGACAGTCCGTCTGCAATTCCTTGGGCGGTGAGGCGTGCACAGTCCAATGTGGCAGGGATCGCCGCTTCCAGCCTTGGCTGATTTCGCGAACAAATCAATTCAATGTCAAGTTTTCACGGACGGAGACGCAGGATCTCAAAGTGGCCTGATTCGCGAATTCCAACATGATAACCTGGGTAGACTTTGTCGAGGACGGCTCGATGTTCGCTCAAAAAAATGTGGCGGGCGGTTCCGTCTCGAAGCTCCTGAAAAGCTGGGAAAAACTGAGTAAACAGGGTGCAAAAGCAGAGTTTCCCTGCGTTTTTTAATCTCTATCGGGGTCGTAGCGAATGTGCCGATGAATCCTCCGCTGGACTTCAGGACGCGATCGGAAGTGAAGGGAAGTCCAGGATCAGTGGCACCTGGTTGTCATTGCAGTTGCTCGCGGTGGAGAGGGACAGTCGCCTGACGGCGCTGTCGTGATCGGTA is from Schlesneria sp. DSM 10557 and encodes:
- a CDS encoding CinA family protein, which translates into the protein MKQPLDQQAHDVARLLISQQQRIIFAESCTAGLVSAVLGRVPGVSGVHCGSAVVYRLDTKTKWLGVPPDILVDPGPVSECVARLMVEGVLARTPEATMAASITGHLGPGAPSAQDGLVYIGVGFRNKPAQIFEHRLTNIDAMTQFPGATLREQRQWAAADLVLRETLKVLSSGASAS